The following proteins are co-located in the Phragmites australis chromosome 10, lpPhrAust1.1, whole genome shotgun sequence genome:
- the LOC133930628 gene encoding RING-H2 finger protein ATL43-like, translating to MPMEPSRRLLLSDYDGAVESPLPSPPASSAMPFRPGVAVVVGILTSVFSITFLLLLYAKHCKRSAAESSGPYGSGGGYGSSGGGAAGERRNSGVNRAVVESLPVFRFGALRGQKEGLECAVCLGRFEPAEALRLLPKCRHGFHVECVDTWLDAHSTCPLCRSRVDPEDVLLLPEPPKPSTTGPPDPPETKAAAATKESPAPTPAPAGRRISGRHSTGSVRAPGRVGPNSRRSADGGVAVGCFDGAKVRKDRVLMVEPAAVVAEPDPEAFDRRFGHRILVSTAGGCEGETAPAAQQRWSDLRPSDLMFVRSEMLVTEAGRYSCSAAVNSGNAWSAISVRSLSELAGVTRLPPIRAGAFEGDETRAGARRWPGSSWWARGPPGGNGPST from the coding sequence ATGCCGATGGAGCCGTCGCGGCGGCTCTTGCTGTCGGACTACGACGGCGCGGTCGAGTCGCCGCTACCGTCGCCGCCGGCCTCGTCGGCCATGCCGTTCAGGCCGGGCGTGGCTGTCGTCGTGGGCATCCTCACGAGCGTCTTCTCCATCACGTTCCTGCTACTGCTCTACGCCAAGCACTGCAAGCGGAGTGCCGCGGAGTCGTCGGGCCCGTACGGGAGCGGCGGCGGGTACGGGTCGTCCGGAGGGGGCGCGGCAGGAGAACGGAGGAACTCCGGCGTCAACCGCGCCGTGGTGGAGTCGCTCCCGGTGTTCCGCTTCGGCGCGCTGCGGGGGCAGAAGGAAGGGCTCGAGTGCGCCGTCTGCCTCGGCCGGTTCGAGCCCGCTGAGGCACTGCGGCTGCTGCCGAAATGCCGCCACGGGTTCCACGTTGAATGCGTGGATACGTGGCTCGACGCGCACTCTACGTGCCCGCTCTGCCGCTCTCGCGTCGACCCGGAGGACGTGCTGCTCCTCCCCGAGCCGCCTAAGCCGTCTACCACGGGGCCGCCTGACCCGCCTGAGACGAAGGCGGCTGCCGCGACCAAAGAGTCTCCTGCTCCTACGCCCGCTCCGGCTGGGCGGAGGATCTCTGGCCGGCACTCCACGGGGTCAGTGCGCGCACCCGGGCGAGTTGGCCCTAACTCGCGAAGGTCGGCTGACGGTGGCGTGGCGGTGGGCTGTTTCGACGGCGCGAAGGTGAGGAAGGACCGGGTGCTGATGGTGGAGCCGGCGGCCGTGGTGGCCGAGCCGGATCCGGAGGCGTTCGACCGGAGGTTCGGGCACCGTATACTGGTAAGCACCGCCGGTGGCTGCGAGGGCGAGACCGCTCCGGCGGCGCAGCAGCGGTGGAGCGACCTGCGGCCGTCCGATCTGATGTTCGTGCGCTCCGAGATGCTGGTCACAGAGGCCGGCCGGTACTCCTGCTCCGCGGCCGTCAACTCCGGCAACGCCTGGAGCGCCATCAGCGTGAGGAGCCTGTcggagctcgccggcgtcacccgGCTCCCTCCCATCCGCGCCGGCGCGTTCGAGGGCGACGAGACTCGAGCCGGCGCGCGGCGGTGGCCCGGCTCGAGCTGGTGGGCGCGGGGCCCGCCCGGCGGTAACGGCCCTAGCACCTAG